The proteins below come from a single Myripristis murdjan chromosome 10, fMyrMur1.1, whole genome shotgun sequence genomic window:
- the rpl36a gene encoding large ribosomal subunit protein eL42 isoform X1 — MQSGCYWPSNVNVPKTRRTYCKKCKKHQPHKVTQYKKGKDSLYAQGKRRYDRKQSGYGGQTKPIFRKKAKTTKKIVLRLECVEPNCRSKRMLAIKRCKHFELGGDKKRKGQVIQF, encoded by the exons ATGCAGTCAGGGTGTTATTGGCCATctaat GTGAACGTACCGAAGACCCGCAGGACTTACTGCAAGAAGTGCAAGAAGCACCAGCCTCACAAAGTGACCCAGTACAAGAAGGGAAAGGACTCCCTCTATGCACAGG GTAAGAGGAGATACGACAGAAAGCAGAGCGGATATGGAGGTCAGACGAAGCCCATTTTCCGAAAAAAG GCTAAGACCACAAAGAAGATCGTATTGAGGCTAGAGTGCGTGGAGCCCAACTGCAGGTCCAAGAGAATGCTGGCCATCAAGAGATGCAAGCACTTCGAGTTGGGTGGTGACAAGAAGAGAAAG GGCCAGGTCATCCAGTTCTAA
- the rpl36a gene encoding large ribosomal subunit protein eL42 isoform X2 has product MVNVPKTRRTYCKKCKKHQPHKVTQYKKGKDSLYAQGKRRYDRKQSGYGGQTKPIFRKKAKTTKKIVLRLECVEPNCRSKRMLAIKRCKHFELGGDKKRKGQVIQF; this is encoded by the exons ATG GTGAACGTACCGAAGACCCGCAGGACTTACTGCAAGAAGTGCAAGAAGCACCAGCCTCACAAAGTGACCCAGTACAAGAAGGGAAAGGACTCCCTCTATGCACAGG GTAAGAGGAGATACGACAGAAAGCAGAGCGGATATGGAGGTCAGACGAAGCCCATTTTCCGAAAAAAG GCTAAGACCACAAAGAAGATCGTATTGAGGCTAGAGTGCGTGGAGCCCAACTGCAGGTCCAAGAGAATGCTGGCCATCAAGAGATGCAAGCACTTCGAGTTGGGTGGTGACAAGAAGAGAAAG GGCCAGGTCATCCAGTTCTAA